In Larimichthys crocea isolate SSNF chromosome VI, L_crocea_2.0, whole genome shotgun sequence, one genomic interval encodes:
- the LOC104921057 gene encoding transmembrane protein 233, with protein MALAVLNPQVKSSLSGSAFFDRGSIEEQGTPPPLRSYLCLTIFTCFCPAYPVNIVALIFTIMSRNSYYQGDYEGSRRLGRNALYVAIASIIIGLVIIATTCIVHFTTMDF; from the exons ATGGCTCTTGCAGTGCTTAATCCACAAGTGAAAAGTTCCCTCAGTGGGAGTGCTTTTTTTGACCGCGGTTCTATAGAGGAACAGGGAACTCCACCTCCGCTCCGTAGCTACCTTTGTTTGACTATTTTTACCTGTTTTTGTCCTGCATACCCTGTCAACATTGTGGCTCTGATCTTCACTATCATG TCCAGGAACAGCTATTATCAAGGTGACTACGAGGGATCGAGGCGGCTGGGCAGGAATGCTCTCTATGTTGCTATTGCCTCCATCATCATTGGCCTTGTCATCATCGCTACCACCTGCATCGTTCATTTTACTACT atgGATTTTTAG